The Oxyura jamaicensis isolate SHBP4307 breed ruddy duck unplaced genomic scaffold, BPBGC_Ojam_1.0 oxyUn_random_OJ70456, whole genome shotgun sequence genomic sequence GGGGGGGCTTTATGTCGGGGCCAGGGGCTTTTATGTGAGGCTGGAGGGCTTTATGTTGGGGCCAGAGGCCTTTAtgttggggctgggggctttggggaggctgggaggggggaggggtTGGTGAAGCTGGGCATTTTGGGTGAGGATAAGGTTTGGTGAGGCTGGGGGGGCTTTTGGTGAGGCTGGGGGGTGGGTGCCATGGGGCTctggggcagctgtggggcacATATGAGTAGTCCAGCTGGGGGGcccatgggtgctgctgccacGGTGGCCTCACAAACACCCATCGCCTCGTCCATCCCTGGACAGGGCACCCAGGCGGGGGGTACAGGGGGGGCTGGCGATGCCCAGGGTCCAGTCCCtgaggtggggacagggacagagcATGGCCAGGACAGAGCCGCAGCCACAGCTCGCATGACATGGCCGATGCTGGGGCCGGACGGCGGAGCCCCTGCAGCACCACGGCCTCCTCGACCCACCGGAGCAGGGGCATCGCACCGCGGGTTGTGGCCGgggccctgctgtccccatcgGGGGGCTCCGTGCCACAGCCCTGGGCCCAGCTGTGGGGCACTGCGGGGTGGCACAATGCCATGGGGCACCGGGGTGGGCGCACAGGGCTGTGGCGGGGCCCCTGGTGCAGGCACAGGGCGGGGGTCCCCGCTGCGGCCGGTGCCCTtgggcagctccaggctggggaCGAGCAGGGCGCTGCCGCTGCGTGGTCCCTGGGGACGCTTCGGATGCTGAGAGCCCAGGGTGGAGATGGACGGATGGACGGGCAGATGGACGGATGGACGGGcggatgggtggatggatgggtggatggaCGGATGGATGGACGGGCAGATGGAGTGGGGCGCAGGGCCGGGGCTCCCACGGGCTTCACCTTTGCCTCCCCGCAGGCCGCAAGTTCATCATCGCCAACGCCCGGGTGGAGAACTGCGCCGTGATCTACTGCAACGATGGCTTCTGCGAGCTGTGCGGCTACACGCGGGCCGAGGTCATGCAGAAGCCCTGCACCTGCGACTTCCTGCACGGGCCCCGCACGCAGCGCAGCGCGGCCGCCCAGATCGCCCAGGCGCTGCTGGGCTCCGAGGAGCGCAAGGTGGAGATCTGCTTCTACCGCAAGGACGGTAGGgaccccgccgccgcctcgcccgCGGGCCGGGGGTGCTGGGTGGGGAGTGGGCGCGCGGGCACCCTGCGCCGCGGGAGCCTCCCGGCGCGCTCCCGGCCGGTCGGCGGAGATTGATGGTTATTTGTGCGGGCGCGAGGGCGGCCGTCCGTCACGGGCAGACAGACCCTTGAGTTAACGGCCTGCTGCGGCGGGCGGCCGCGCCGCGTCCATCCATCAGCCGTGCCAGGCCCGGCCGCGCTGTGGGTGGCGTGCGGTGCCAGCGCGGGTGGGAGCCGGCAGCCGCCCCCCGGTGACAGcgtgccggggccgggccgggggctcgTCCTGCCCCGCTGGTGTCAGCACGTCCCCTGCCGGGGCCCAcagccctcccagctcccctgggATTGcgggtgctgtggggcagctgtggggcacGGCGCTGTAACCTGCCTGTGGGGGCTGCAAAGTGTATGGGGGGGGGATCGGGGGTCCCTGTGCTGCCCGGGGAgagggggtggcagggagctgtgtcaggggcagtggggttggagcccccaggggcaggaggggcagccCCTCTCTGGTGCCCCACAgtgccccacagctgccccacagccatGCCCTCCCCTGGCCCAGCCGGCTCGGGGGCTGTTGGCTCTGAGCCCACGTCAGGCAGCgcggcccccgctgccccctaCCCCATGGGCACTTCCCTTACTGGGgtccccaggcaggcagggacagcACCAGTGCCGCCCGTGGCACGAGGGCTGTGCTGCATCCCCCGagcccagtgctcccagttctGGGGGTGCCCGTCCCTCATGTTGGGGCCCCTGCTGCCCCACGGCATGGTGGCTCCGTGGAGAGGGGCTCACTCCCCCCGTCCCCGTGGCCCCGCGGTGCTCTGGGGCCAGGTGCAGTGGGGCTGCCCCTCGCCACGGCCCTGCGGTGCGGCTGCGCGCCACGAGGAGCCGGTCCCTGTGCCAGGTGTCCCTGCTCTCGCCGGCAGCTGTCTCAGGCGCTCGGCACCCGGCCCCGGTTCCGGCGCGCAGAGTAAACAAAGCTGGCTCCCAGCTGCCGGCCGTGCCGCGGAGCCACCGCGTGCACCCAGCGGCCCCGCTCTGCGCCGCCGCCCGCAGCACAAGCATGGGGCATGAGGGCACGAGGGCTCCTTGCGCTGCGGCCCCCATCGCCCGCTCCCTCCTCCCATGCACATCCCCTGGGAGGAGCGGGAGcgaggctgctgcagcttggcTGCGTGGCCCGAGGGCTCTCACTGCCTGTCTGGGGGCCTGGCTGTGGCCGTGGGGCTTCCCCAGTGCGGCCGCATCCTGGCTCTGGTACAGCCCCCGGCACAGAGCTGAGCTCCAGCCCCGGCACGCAGCCGCTGGCGCATCCGTGCCAGGCACAGCCCGGGGCACCGCGTCTTGGGCGGGCACATCTGCTGCCTGCGCACTTTGGACCCGCACGCAGGGTGCTCGGGGTGGCCGGGGCGCAGGCAGCACGTGGCTGCTTCCTCCCGCAGCACGACGAGTCCTCGTTAGCCCTCTGCTAATTGGCCCTGCCCATCGCCTGCTGTCGGGCATGTGCTGAGCAGATGGGGAGGCCCCGGgtcccagcctctgcctgctgccgTGGGGCTTTCCCTGCCCCGTGCCACGGGGCCGTGGGCAGGCGGTGCCATGTggtgccgtgctgtgccatgccgtgccgtgccatgccgtacggtgccgtgccgtgccatgtggtgctgtgctgtgccggATGGTGCtcggtggcggcggggccgtctggcggcggggccgcccggcTGACAGCAGCGTATGCTTCGTGTCTCCGGTCGCGGGGCTCTGGGCAGCGTCAGCGCCGCTGGGGCAGACAGGCTGAGTgaggggggggacacggccCTCGGGGGGGGCCTGGGCTGCGCACCCTGTGGGGACAC encodes the following:
- the LOC118159451 gene encoding potassium voltage-gated channel subfamily H member 2-like, translated to MGAAATVASQTPIASSIPGQGTQAGGRKFIIANARVENCAVIYCNDGFCELCGYTRAEVMQKPCTCDFLHGPRTQRSAAAQIAQALLGSEERKVEICFYRKDGRDPAAASPAGRGCWVGSGRAGTLRRGSLPARSRPVGGD